A genomic region of Neisseria cinerea contains the following coding sequences:
- a CDS encoding CapA family protein, with amino-acid sequence MDKFIWAMAVFAAILALVIGGGFTALEYLKQSPYTVKQEAQDKITENTPTSQVTGKMTASESGKPSENAGTEKTAGSVSIIGVGDIMLGSNYPAAYLPDTNILKNIETILQDADITVGNLEGTLFDEGGTPKKCADPKICTLFRIPSSYGQYLADAGFDYLNLANDHINDFGEQGITATASNLEELNIKFSGIENKFETAILKKNGVKYGFVSFATSTAAVKLNDYAKAKRLIAQTKEKTDIVIVMFHVRTEGRQAEHLPFSTEISHGENRGNVVEFARLAVDSGADVVFGQVPYVTRAVELYKNRFISYGSGSLAAYTATDNEGIDSIAPIFKIITDKQGKFISGTIIPITQAGDKTPKIDPEKTVIERIIYLNRSDFPNGNGLDVSPDGSITRR; translated from the coding sequence ATGGACAAATTTATCTGGGCGATGGCGGTATTTGCCGCGATTTTGGCTCTCGTTATCGGCGGCGGTTTTACTGCATTGGAATACCTCAAGCAATCTCCTTATACGGTAAAACAAGAGGCTCAGGACAAAATAACGGAAAACACGCCCACTTCCCAAGTTACCGGAAAAATGACAGCTTCAGAGAGCGGAAAACCATCTGAAAATGCAGGTACGGAAAAAACCGCCGGGAGTGTTTCTATCATCGGCGTCGGCGACATCATGCTCGGCAGTAATTATCCTGCCGCCTACTTACCCGATACCAATATCCTGAAAAATATTGAAACCATACTGCAAGATGCGGACATCACCGTCGGCAACCTTGAAGGCACTTTGTTTGACGAAGGTGGTACGCCGAAAAAATGTGCCGACCCAAAAATCTGCACCCTTTTCCGTATACCCTCTTCATACGGGCAATATCTTGCCGATGCCGGTTTCGATTATCTCAACCTTGCCAATGACCACATCAACGACTTTGGCGAACAAGGCATAACAGCAACCGCCAGCAACCTGGAAGAACTGAACATCAAATTTTCCGGTATCGAAAATAAATTTGAGACCGCCATACTGAAGAAAAACGGTGTGAAATACGGCTTCGTATCATTTGCCACAAGCACGGCCGCCGTCAAATTGAATGATTACGCAAAAGCCAAAAGACTAATTGCGCAAACTAAAGAAAAAACTGATATCGTCATCGTCATGTTTCATGTCCGGACAGAAGGCAGGCAGGCAGAACACCTACCTTTCTCTACCGAAATATCTCATGGGGAAAACAGGGGAAATGTTGTCGAGTTTGCAAGGCTGGCTGTCGATTCCGGCGCGGATGTCGTATTCGGACAGGTGCCGTACGTAACACGCGCCGTCGAACTTTACAAAAACCGCTTTATCTCGTACGGCAGCGGCAGCCTTGCCGCCTACACTGCAACCGACAATGAAGGAATAGACAGCATTGCGCCCATTTTCAAGATTATCACGGACAAACAGGGCAAATTTATTTCCGGAACCATCATCCCGATTACCCAAGCCGGCGACAAAACTCCCAAAATCGACCCTGAAAAAACCGTTATTGAGCGGATTATTTATCTGAATCGCAGTGATTTTCCCAACGGGAACGGACTGGATGTCTCGCCCGACGGCAGCATCACCCGCCGGTAG
- the bioB gene encoding biotin synthase BioB yields MTVSPVALRRQTERKPHPTARYWKKCDIEALFELPFLDLVYRAAEVHRTNFNPQEIQLSTLLSIKTGGCPEDCAYCPQSAHHNTNLGKEQMMDVDEIVEKAKIAKSRGASRFCMGAAWRGPKPKDVETVSAIIKAVKGLGMETCGTFGMLEDGMAEDFKEAGLDYYNHNLDTDPERYNDIIHTRKHEDRMDTLGKVRNAGLKICCGGIVGMNETRAERAGLIASLANLDPQPESVPINQLVKVEGTPLADAEDLDWTEFVRTIAVARITMPQSYVRLSAGRSNMPEAMQAMCFMAGANSIFYGDKLLTTGNPDEDGDRILMEKLNLYPLQFELEGEVAEVEKASRIKVDY; encoded by the coding sequence ATGACTGTTTCACCGGTTGCTTTACGCCGCCAAACTGAGCGCAAGCCGCATCCTACTGCCCGTTATTGGAAAAAATGTGATATAGAGGCACTTTTCGAACTTCCTTTTCTGGATTTGGTCTATCGCGCGGCAGAGGTTCACAGAACGAATTTTAATCCGCAAGAAATCCAGCTTTCCACTTTGTTGTCGATCAAAACCGGCGGTTGTCCCGAAGATTGCGCCTACTGTCCGCAATCGGCGCACCACAATACCAATCTGGGCAAAGAGCAGATGATGGATGTGGATGAAATCGTCGAAAAAGCCAAAATCGCCAAATCGCGCGGCGCAAGCCGGTTTTGTATGGGCGCGGCGTGGCGCGGTCCCAAACCTAAAGACGTGGAGACGGTTTCCGCAATCATCAAAGCCGTCAAGGGATTGGGCATGGAAACCTGCGGTACCTTCGGTATGCTCGAAGACGGCATGGCGGAAGACTTTAAAGAGGCAGGCTTGGATTATTACAATCACAACCTTGATACCGATCCGGAACGCTATAACGACATCATCCATACCCGTAAACATGAAGACCGTATGGATACCTTGGGCAAAGTCCGCAACGCCGGTTTGAAAATCTGCTGCGGCGGCATCGTCGGCATGAACGAAACCCGTGCCGAGCGTGCAGGACTGATTGCCAGTCTAGCCAACCTCGATCCGCAACCCGAAAGTGTACCGATTAACCAGCTGGTCAAAGTGGAAGGCACGCCGCTGGCTGATGCGGAAGATTTAGATTGGACTGAATTTGTCCGTACGATTGCCGTAGCGCGGATTACCATGCCGCAAAGTTATGTCCGCCTCTCGGCAGGGCGCAGCAATATGCCTGAAGCAATGCAGGCGATGTGCTTCATGGCAGGTGCGAACTCGATTTTTTACGGCGACAAGCTGTTGACCACAGGCAATCCTGATGAGGACGGCGATAGAATCCTGATGGAAAAGCTTAACCTGTATCCCTTACAGTTTGAGCTGGAAGGCGAGGTCGCCGAAGTGGAAAAAGCCTCACGGATTAAAGTCGATTATTGA
- a CDS encoding acetyl-CoA carboxylase carboxyltransferase subunit alpha — translation MKPVFLDFEQPIAELTGKIDELRFVQDESAVDISDEIHRLQKKSDDLTKSIFSKLTPAQISQVSRHPQRPYTLDYIEALFTDFEELHGDRHFADDHAIVGGLARFNGQSVVVVGHQKGRDTKEKIRRNFGMPRPEGYRKALRLMKTAEKFGLPVITFIDTPGAYPGIGAEERGQSEAIGKNLYELTRLRVPVLCTVIGEGGSGGALAVAVGDYVNMLQYSTYSVISPEGCASILWKTAEKAADAAQALGITADRLQKLGLIDTIVKEPLGGAHRDFGQTMGNVKTVLEKQLHDAQSMPISDLLSRRFDRIMAYGKFSEQ, via the coding sequence ATGAAACCTGTTTTTTTGGATTTTGAACAACCTATAGCCGAACTGACCGGAAAAATCGACGAACTGCGTTTTGTTCAGGATGAATCCGCTGTCGATATTTCGGATGAAATACACCGTTTGCAGAAAAAAAGCGATGATTTAACCAAGTCTATTTTCAGCAAACTTACGCCTGCCCAAATTTCACAGGTTTCCCGGCATCCGCAGCGTCCTTATACTTTGGATTACATTGAGGCACTGTTTACCGATTTTGAAGAACTGCACGGAGATCGTCATTTTGCCGACGACCATGCGATTGTAGGCGGATTGGCACGGTTTAACGGACAGAGCGTTGTAGTGGTAGGCCATCAGAAGGGGCGCGATACTAAAGAAAAAATCCGCCGTAATTTCGGTATGCCCCGTCCGGAGGGTTATCGGAAGGCTTTGCGCCTGATGAAAACGGCGGAGAAATTCGGCTTACCGGTTATCACCTTTATCGATACGCCGGGTGCTTATCCGGGTATCGGCGCAGAAGAGCGCGGCCAGTCCGAGGCTATCGGTAAAAATTTGTACGAACTGACGCGCTTGCGCGTTCCGGTTTTGTGTACGGTCATCGGAGAAGGGGGCTCGGGTGGTGCGCTAGCGGTTGCCGTGGGCGACTATGTCAATATGCTGCAGTATTCGACTTATTCCGTTATTTCCCCTGAGGGATGCGCTTCCATCTTATGGAAAACTGCCGAAAAAGCGGCGGATGCGGCACAGGCCTTGGGCATTACCGCTGACCGCCTGCAAAAATTGGGGCTTATCGATACCATCGTTAAAGAGCCTTTGGGTGGTGCGCATAGGGATTTCGGGCAGACTATGGGAAATGTCAAAACTGTTTTGGAAAAACAGTTGCATGATGCTCAAAGTATGCCGATTTCCGATTTGCTTTCCCGCCGTTTCGATCGCATCATGGCTTACGGCAAATTTTCTGAGCAATAA
- a CDS encoding RNA-binding S4 domain-containing protein, producing the protein MKDNNDSSAIRLDKWLWAARFFKTRSLAQKHIELGRVQVNGSKVKNSKSVGIGDIIELTLNSLPYKIEVKGLNNQRRPAPEARCLYEEDQATVDLREKRRQLDEFSRINHVYPDGRPTKRNRRQLDKMKKGSW; encoded by the coding sequence ATGAAAGACAACAATGATTCTTCCGCCATACGGCTGGACAAATGGCTTTGGGCCGCACGCTTTTTCAAAACCCGGTCGTTGGCACAAAAACACATCGAACTGGGCAGGGTTCAGGTAAACGGTTCAAAGGTTAAAAACAGCAAATCCGTCGGCATCGGCGATATTATCGAGCTGACGCTTAATTCCCTACCCTATAAGATCGAAGTTAAAGGTTTGAACAATCAACGCCGTCCAGCACCGGAGGCGCGTTGCCTTTATGAAGAAGACCAGGCAACGGTAGACTTGAGGGAAAAACGCAGGCAGCTCGACGAATTCAGCCGTATCAACCACGTGTATCCCGACGGCAGGCCGACTAAGCGCAACCGCCGCCAACTGGATAAAATGAAAAAAGGAAGCTGGTAG
- the tilS gene encoding tRNA lysidine(34) synthetase TilS produces MLTLDVFEQQLRNCFPQGVDGQKIAVALSGGLDSVVLLHLLVCAGKKGGFIPEALHIHHGLSPHADAWADFCRNYCDTLGVRLETVRVSVEKNGLGIEAAARQKRYAVFSEKEFDILALAHHRDDQIETFMLAVARGGGLRALSSMPSVRPLGTRGIIWRPLLPFSRQELQDYAERQGLSNIEDESNTDTGYLRNWFRHSALPELSARIPDFDRHVLNNIRVLQEDLALLDEVVVQDCRWVCGAGYFDTARWLTFSPRRRSHILRYFLKENAVPLPNQNALADIARVLAEAKTGRWSLQGFELHHYAGRLFVFQLEKMDKLLFLKDRQISGNLREILKGQGFVLKRHSFGLPEHLLEQDGILRPVLPSDSMTIGGIHKNMKKILQEKRVLPALRTFWPVVADRENRPLALANCCTDFRLSVSDGILPVHPDFPVLF; encoded by the coding sequence GTGTTGACCTTGGATGTTTTTGAACAGCAATTGAGAAACTGTTTCCCTCAAGGGGTGGATGGGCAAAAAATTGCGGTAGCATTAAGCGGCGGTTTGGATTCTGTGGTCTTACTGCACTTGCTTGTTTGCGCCGGAAAAAAGGGCGGCTTTATTCCTGAGGCTTTGCACATTCACCACGGTTTGAGTCCTCATGCTGACGCTTGGGCGGATTTCTGCCGGAATTATTGCGATACACTGGGCGTAAGGCTGGAAACGGTCAGGGTCAGTGTGGAAAAAAACGGTTTGGGCATTGAAGCGGCGGCAAGGCAAAAGCGTTATGCAGTATTTTCGGAGAAAGAATTTGACATTCTTGCTTTGGCACACCATCGGGACGACCAAATCGAAACCTTTATGCTCGCCGTGGCACGCGGTGGGGGATTGCGCGCTTTGTCCTCCATGCCGTCTGTACGTCCTTTAGGTACGAGGGGCATAATCTGGCGGCCTTTGCTGCCTTTTTCGCGCCAAGAATTGCAGGATTACGCGGAAAGACAGGGTTTGTCGAACATCGAGGATGAAAGCAATACCGATACAGGTTATTTGCGGAACTGGTTCCGGCATAGTGCTCTGCCTGAGTTGTCGGCAAGAATTCCTGATTTTGACCGTCATGTGTTGAACAATATCCGTGTTTTGCAGGAAGATTTGGCTTTGTTGGACGAGGTTGTCGTTCAAGACTGCCGTTGGGTTTGCGGGGCCGGTTATTTCGATACGGCTCGGTGGCTGACGTTTTCTCCTCGTCGGAGAAGCCATATTTTGCGGTATTTTTTGAAGGAAAATGCGGTTCCCTTACCCAATCAGAATGCCCTTGCCGATATTGCCCGCGTTTTGGCAGAGGCAAAAACCGGACGTTGGAGCTTGCAAGGCTTCGAATTGCATCATTATGCAGGCAGGCTGTTTGTGTTCCAATTGGAAAAAATGGATAAACTATTATTTTTGAAAGACAGGCAGATAAGCGGAAATTTAAGGGAAATCTTGAAGGGGCAGGGGTTTGTTTTAAAACGTCACTCGTTTGGGCTTCCTGAGCATCTTTTGGAGCAGGACGGGATTTTACGGCCGGTTTTGCCGTCGGACAGCATGACCATAGGCGGAATTCATAAAAACATGAAGAAAATCCTTCAGGAAAAACGGGTTTTACCCGCCTTGCGCACGTTTTGGCCGGTTGTGGCCGACAGGGAAAACCGTCCTCTTGCGTTGGCAAATTGCTGTACCGATTTCCGATTGTCCGTTTCAGACGGCATTTTACCCGTACATCCGGATTTTCCCGTTTTATTTTGA
- the mpl gene encoding UDP-N-acetylmuramate:L-alanyl-gamma-D-glutamyl-meso-diaminopimelate ligase, which produces MKHIHIIGIGGTFMGGVAAIAKEAGFKVSGCDAKMYPPMSTQLEALGIDVHEGFDAAQLDEFKADVYVIGNVAKRGMDVVEAILNRGLPYISGPQWLSENVLHHHWVLGVAGTHGKTTTASMLAWVLEYAGLAPGFLIGGVPENFSVSARLPQTPRQDPNSKSPFFVIEADEYDTAFFDKRSKFVHYRPRTAVLNNLEFDHADIFADLGAIQTQFHHLVRTVPSEGLIVCNGQQQSLQDTLDKGCWTPVEKFGTEHGWQVGEVNADGSFDVLLDGKKAGHVAWDLMGGHNRMNALAVIAAARHAGVDIQTACEALSAFKNVKRRMEIKGTVNGITVYDDFAHHPTAIETTIEGLRQRVGNTRILAVLEPRSNTMKLGTMKAALPESLKGADQVFCYAGGVDWDVAEALAPLGGKLHVGKDFDAFVAEIVKHTEAGDHILVMSNGGFGGIHGKLLEALR; this is translated from the coding sequence ATGAAACACATCCACATTATTGGTATCGGCGGCACGTTTATGGGCGGAGTGGCCGCCATTGCCAAAGAAGCCGGGTTCAAAGTCAGCGGTTGCGACGCGAAGATGTATCCGCCGATGAGCACCCAGCTCGAAGCCTTGGGCATAGACGTGCACGAAGGCTTCGATGCCGCGCAGTTGGACGAATTTAAAGCTGATGTTTACGTTATCGGCAATGTCGCCAAGCGCGGGATGGATGTGGTTGAAGCGATTTTGAACCGCGGCCTGCCTTATATTTCCGGCCCGCAATGGCTGTCGGAAAACGTGTTGCATCATCATTGGGTACTCGGCGTGGCGGGGACGCACGGCAAAACGACTACCGCGTCCATGCTTGCATGGGTCTTGGAATATGCCGGACTCGCACCGGGCTTCCTCATCGGCGGCGTACCGGAAAACTTCAGCGTTTCCGCCCGACTGCCGCAAACGCCGCGTCAAGACCCGAACAGCAAATCACCGTTTTTCGTCATCGAAGCCGACGAATACGACACTGCCTTTTTCGATAAACGCTCCAAATTCGTGCATTACCGCCCGCGTACCGCCGTGTTGAACAATCTGGAATTCGATCACGCCGACATCTTTGCCGACTTAGGCGCGATACAGACTCAGTTCCACCACCTCGTACGCACAGTGCCGTCTGAAGGCTTAATCGTCTGCAACGGACAGCAGCAAAGCCTGCAAGATACTTTGGACAAAGGCTGTTGGACGCCGGTGGAAAAATTCGGCACCGAACACGGCTGGCAGGTCGGCGAAGTCAATGCCGACGGTTCGTTCGACGTGTTGCTTGACGGCAAAAAAGCCGGACACGTCGCATGGGATTTGATGGGTGGACACAACCGCATGAACGCGCTCGCCGTTATTGCCGCCGCACGTCATGCCGGCGTTGATATTCAGACCGCCTGCGAAGCCTTGAGCGCGTTTAAAAACGTCAAACGCCGCATGGAAATCAAAGGCACGGTAAACGGCATCACCGTTTACGACGATTTTGCCCATCATCCGACCGCCATCGAAACCACCATAGAAGGCCTGCGTCAGCGCGTCGGAAACACACGCATCCTCGCCGTCCTGGAGCCGCGTTCTAACACCATGAAACTCGGTACGATGAAAGCCGCCTTACCCGAAAGCCTCAAAGGTGCCGACCAAGTGTTCTGCTACGCCGGCGGCGTGGACTGGGATGTCGCCGAAGCCCTCGCGCCTTTGGGCGGCAAGCTGCATGTCGGCAAAGACTTCGATGCCTTCGTCGCCGAAATTGTGAAACATACCGAAGCAGGCGACCATATTTTGGTGATGAGCAACGGCGGTTTCGGCGGAATACACGGAAAGCTGCTGGAAGCTTTAAGATAG
- a CDS encoding TrmH family RNA methyltransferase translates to MKQISSPNNEQIRHLQRLLSQGKFRRQYAQTVLEGVHLLQVFLQSGRKPVGVYIPEAKMPSEEVRKLTAVLPEDKIFSVSDGILKKISSLSCADDILALIDIPLGGTLPDKGDCVVLDGVQDPGNVGTVLRSAAAAGVGTVVLGRGSADVWSPKVLRAGMGAHFLLDIYSQADLEIWLAHYEDRVFATALREEKQAVLYGEDLCKPTAWVFGNEGAGVGKAVLDRADKCVRIPMHDATESLNVAMAATICLFEQMRQRTAY, encoded by the coding sequence GTGAAGCAAATCAGTTCGCCAAATAATGAACAAATCAGGCATCTTCAGCGCCTGCTGTCGCAGGGGAAGTTCAGGCGGCAGTATGCCCAAACCGTTTTGGAGGGCGTCCACCTGCTTCAGGTTTTCCTGCAATCCGGCAGAAAGCCGGTCGGGGTATATATTCCCGAAGCTAAAATGCCGTCTGAAGAAGTCCGTAAATTGACGGCGGTTTTGCCGGAAGACAAGATTTTTTCCGTTTCAGACGGCATATTGAAAAAAATCAGCAGCTTGAGTTGTGCAGACGATATACTTGCACTGATTGATATCCCATTGGGCGGAACCTTGCCGGACAAAGGCGACTGTGTGGTTTTGGACGGCGTGCAAGATCCGGGCAATGTCGGCACCGTCTTACGGAGTGCGGCGGCGGCAGGGGTAGGTACGGTCGTTTTGGGCAGGGGTTCTGCGGATGTTTGGTCGCCCAAGGTATTACGCGCGGGTATGGGCGCGCATTTCCTGTTGGACATTTATTCGCAGGCGGATTTGGAAATATGGTTGGCGCACTATGAAGACCGTGTGTTTGCCACCGCGTTGCGTGAGGAAAAGCAGGCGGTTCTGTATGGCGAAGATTTGTGCAAGCCGACAGCCTGGGTGTTTGGCAACGAAGGCGCGGGTGTCGGTAAAGCAGTTTTAGACAGGGCGGACAAGTGTGTCAGGATTCCGATGCACGATGCAACCGAGTCTTTAAATGTCGCGATGGCGGCGACAATCTGCCTGTTTGAACAGATGCGCCAACGAACGGCGTATTGA